A section of the Streptomyces agglomeratus genome encodes:
- a CDS encoding DUF2267 domain-containing protein: MRYDEFLARVRELGEYTGQDEAATVTSKVLRVLAQRITPEEAADLAAQLPEPLREPLIDDGQRQAERFGVEEFCHRIAESIGGHPRTAEWDASAVLTTLADAVSGGKLNQLMSQLPAGYAVLFGKAEISD, from the coding sequence ATGAGGTACGACGAGTTCTTGGCCCGGGTCCGCGAGCTCGGCGAGTACACCGGCCAGGACGAGGCCGCCACAGTCACCAGCAAGGTCCTTCGCGTCCTGGCTCAGCGCATCACCCCCGAAGAGGCCGCCGACCTGGCAGCCCAGCTGCCCGAACCTTTGCGCGAGCCCCTCATCGACGACGGGCAGCGGCAGGCTGAGCGTTTCGGGGTTGAGGAGTTCTGCCATCGTATCGCTGAGAGCATCGGCGGCCATCCCCGCACGGCTGAGTGGGACGCCAGCGCCGTGCTGACCACCCTGGCCGATGCCGTCTCCGGCGGGAAGCTGAACCAGCTCATGAGCCAGCTGCCCGCCGGCTACGCGGTCCTCTTCGGCAAGGCCGAGATCAGCGACTGA
- a CDS encoding Asp23/Gls24 family envelope stress response protein: MAENVGVRQGGAPGSRGRTTVADVVVEKIAGIAARDVRGVYALGSGFARSMGSMRERMPGPGGGKSVTRGVSVEVGELQAAIDLEIVVDYGVSITDVAGAVRESVISAVERMAGRDVVEVNIMVSDVKLPDEEGEGEERQRVE, from the coding sequence ATGGCTGAGAATGTTGGCGTCAGGCAGGGCGGTGCGCCCGGCTCGCGCGGTCGGACGACGGTCGCCGATGTCGTGGTGGAGAAGATCGCCGGAATCGCAGCGCGGGACGTGCGCGGCGTCTATGCCCTGGGCAGTGGGTTCGCGCGCTCCATGGGGTCCATGCGCGAGCGGATGCCGGGCCCCGGTGGCGGCAAATCCGTCACGCGCGGAGTCAGTGTCGAAGTAGGGGAACTGCAGGCGGCCATCGATCTGGAGATCGTCGTCGACTACGGCGTTTCGATCACGGACGTGGCCGGTGCGGTGCGGGAGAGCGTGATCTCCGCGGTGGAACGGATGGCAGGTCGGGACGTCGTGGAAGTCAACATCATGGTCAGTGATGTGAAGCTGCCCGACGAGGAGGGCGAAGGGGAAGAGCGGCAGCGGGTCGAGTAG
- a CDS encoding ribonuclease BN — protein sequence MPMKPSSAADRSSWFGRLRRVISRSPVGRGWRRSSALELGSRSLGFAALGFLTLVPLLIIVSSADPEHGRGFAQWLGNGLGVSTTSRADVEQLFTRPGQALRTTTAFGIAALAVFGLTLGAAVQTGYEKVWDLPPARWWARWRHVVWLGVLTGYLFVSATTTLRREPLAGGTVASLSAVLFIWWSQRMLLGGRILWSALLPGAVATMIGLLGLRVFSRLVFSPLIASNTVSYGPVGTVLVIQSWLVGVGVVVFGGALVGRLLYEELPRMAHALKRRR from the coding sequence ATGCCGATGAAGCCTTCTAGTGCCGCGGACCGTTCATCCTGGTTCGGACGGCTGCGCCGCGTGATCAGCCGTTCACCAGTCGGGCGTGGATGGCGGCGGAGCAGTGCTCTTGAGCTGGGGTCGCGTTCGCTGGGCTTCGCGGCGCTGGGGTTCCTCACTCTGGTGCCACTGTTGATCATTGTCTCCTCTGCCGATCCCGAGCACGGGCGGGGTTTCGCGCAGTGGCTGGGGAACGGGCTCGGCGTGTCGACCACCTCCAGAGCAGACGTCGAGCAATTGTTCACCCGTCCCGGCCAGGCCCTGCGGACCACGACCGCCTTCGGCATCGCCGCCCTCGCCGTGTTCGGCCTGACCTTGGGGGCGGCGGTGCAGACTGGCTACGAAAAGGTCTGGGACCTGCCGCCGGCCCGCTGGTGGGCGAGATGGCGGCATGTGGTGTGGCTCGGCGTACTCACCGGATACCTCTTCGTCTCCGCCACCACCACGCTGCGGCGCGAGCCCCTAGCGGGTGGGACCGTCGCGTCGCTGAGCGCCGTCCTGTTCATCTGGTGGTCCCAGCGCATGCTGCTCGGCGGGCGGATCCTCTGGAGTGCCCTGTTGCCCGGCGCGGTCGCCACCATGATCGGGCTGCTTGGCCTGCGGGTCTTCTCCCGGCTCGTCTTCTCGCCGCTGATCGCATCCAACACCGTCAGCTACGGCCCAGTTGGAACCGTCCTGGTCATCCAGTCCTGGCTGGTCGGTGTGGGTGTCGTTGTCTTCGGCGGAGCGCTGGTCGGCCGATTGCTGTACGAAGAACTCCCACGCATGGCACACGCACTGAAACGGCGAAGGTGA
- a CDS encoding TcmI family type II polyketide cyclase, giving the protein MHQALIVARMAPESAPDIAKVFANSDAGELPHLVGVARRSLFQFGDVYLHLIESEKPPGPEIAKVTSLPAFRDISNRLSAFVSPYNPQTWNGPEDAMAHQFYQWARDGAG; this is encoded by the coding sequence ATGCACCAAGCTCTGATCGTTGCCCGCATGGCGCCGGAATCGGCTCCGGACATCGCCAAAGTGTTCGCGAACTCCGACGCTGGCGAGCTACCGCACCTCGTCGGAGTCGCCCGGCGCAGCCTCTTCCAATTCGGCGACGTCTACCTCCACCTGATCGAATCCGAGAAGCCCCCCGGACCCGAGATCGCGAAGGTGACGTCACTTCCGGCCTTCCGTGACATCAGCAATCGTCTGTCAGCCTTCGTCAGCCCCTACAACCCGCAGACGTGGAACGGGCCGGAAGATGCGATGGCCCATCAGTTCTACCAGTGGGCGCGCGACGGCGCCGGCTGA